A stretch of the Aegilops tauschii subsp. strangulata cultivar AL8/78 chromosome 4, Aet v6.0, whole genome shotgun sequence genome encodes the following:
- the LOC109757753 gene encoding probable proline transporter 2: MAMPPAEKVIVVDANPSKNGHGDKLDDLPVADETSHQIGVDPWYQVAFVLTTGVNSAYVLGYSGSLMVPLGWVGGTVGLLLAAAVSMYANTLLGRLHLLGGKRHIRYRDLAGHIYGPNMYKITWAMQYVNLFMINTGFIIIAGQALKALYLLVSADGAMKLPYCIAVSGFVCALFAFGIPYLSALRIWLGFSTIFSLTYIFAACVLSLKDGFRTPPRDYSIQGDPSSRVFTTIGAAASLVFAYNTGMLPEIQATVQAPVVKNIEKALWFQFTAGSVPLYAIIVIGYWAYGNQTTTYLLNNVTGPVWIKAVANLAAFLQTVIALHIFASPMYEYLDTRFGSKVGGPFAMHNVIFRVGVRGGYLAVNTLMAAALPFLGDFMSLTGALSTFPLTFVLANHMYLVANRQRLSSLQKSWHWLNIVFFTVLSITAAIAALRLIARDSKTYHIFADV; this comes from the exons ATGGCCATGCCGCCGGCGGAGAAGGTGATCGTGGTGGACGCCAACCCCTCCAAGAACGGGCACGGGGACAAGCTTGATGACCTGCCTGTCGCCGATGAAACCTCACACCAGATTGGCGTTG ATCCATGGTACCAGGTGGCGTTCGTGCTGACCACCGGGGTGAACAGCGCCTACGTGCTGGGCTACTCCGGCTCGCTGATGGTCCCGCTGGGCTGGGTGGGCGGCACCGTGGGCCTCCTCCTGGCCGCCGCCGTGTCCATGTACGCCAACACGCTGCTGGGCCGCCTCCACCTGCTCGGCGGCAAGCGTCACATCAGGTACAGGGACCTCGCCGGCCACATCTACGGGCCCAACATGTACAAGATCACCTGGGCGATGCAGTACGTCAACCTCTTCATGATCAACACAGGCTTCATCATAATAGCAGGGCAAGCACTCAAG GCACTGTATTTGCTGGTGAGTGCCGACGGGGCTATGAAGCTGCCCTACTGCATCGCGGTGTCCGGGTTCGTGTGCGCGCTCTTCGCCTTCGGGATCCCGTACCTGTCGGCCCTGAGGATCTGGCTGGGCTTCTCCACGATCTTCAGCCTCACCTACATCTTTGCGgcctgcgtgctgtcgctcaaggACGGCTTCCGCACGCCGCCTCGGGACTACAGCATCCAAGGAGACCCGTCGAGCAGGGTGTTCACCACCATCGGCGCGGCGGCGAGCCTGGTGTTCGCCTACAACACCGGCATGCTGCCGGAGATCCAGGCCACCGTGCAGGCACCCGTGGTGAAGAACATTGAGAAGGCGCTGTGGTTCCAGTTCACCGCCGGCTCCGTGCCCCTTTACGCCATCATAGTCATCGGCTACTGGGCCTACGGCAACCAGACCACCACCTACCTGCTCAACAACGTCACTGGGCCCGTGTGGATCAAGGCAGTTGCCAACCTCGCTGCCTTCCTCCAGACAGTCATAGCACTACAC ATCTTCGCGTCGCCCATGTACGAGTACCTGGACACCCGGTTCGGGAGCAAGGTGGGAGGCCCGTTCGCGATGCACAACGTGATCTTCAGGGTCGGGGTGAGGGGAGGGTACCTGGCCGTCAACACGCTCATGGCGGCGGCGCTGCCCTTCCTGGGGGACTTCATGAGCCTCACGGGGGCGCTCAGCACGTTCCCGCTCACCTTCGTGCTCGCCAACCACATGTACCTCGTCGCCAACAGGCAGCGCCTCTCCTCGCTGCAGAAGTCGTGGCACTGGCTCAACATCGTCTTCTTCACCGTCCTCTCCAtcaccgccgccatcgccgcgCTCAGGCTCATCGCCCGCGACTCCAAAACATACCATATCTTCGCCGATGTCTGA